AAGCAGCGACGCTCAAGGTTGATGAGAGTGCATTGACAGGAGAAAGTGTAGGAGTTGAAAAAACAACAATATGTATAAAAGGTGAGTCAGAAATTGCACTTGGCGATAGGACTAACATGTTGTATTCAGGTAGTTTTGTTACCTATGGAAGAGCTACCTATATTGTAACAGGAATTGGTATGAATACGGAAGTTGGTAAAATTGCAGGCATGATACAAAATGCAGCAGACAAGAAAACTCCGTTACAAGTAAATCTGGATCAATTTGGACAGAAGCTGTCAATTTTGATATTAATATTCTGTGGCGTTCTCTTTGGAGTAAATATTTTGCAAGGAGGAAGTGTAGGAGATGCATTCATGTTTGCGGTTGCGCTGGCAGTAGCAGCAATTCCAGAGGCACTTAGTTCGATAGTGACAATAGTGTTGTCATTCGGAACACAGAAAATGGCAAAAGAAAATGCGATCATCCGAAAATTACAAGCTGTTGAAGGACTTGGCAGTGTGTCAGTAATCTGCTCTGATAAAACAGGAACATTGACACAAAATAAGATGACTGTAGAAGATTATTATGTAAATAAAACAAGAATTTCGTCAGAAGACATTGATATGGATTCTGAAATTCAAAGAAAGTTATTTACATTTAGTGTTTTGTGTAATGATGCATCTAACATTGATGGTGTTGAAATTGGAGATCCTACAGAGACAGCACTTTTGAATGTTGGTGGAAAATTGGATATTAATGTTGAAGAAATTCGAGCAAGATATCCAAGGGAAAGCGAGATTCCGTTTGATAGTGATCGGAAAATGATGTCGACAAAACATACAATAGAAGGCATTCCTGTTATGGTTGTAAAAGGGGCAACGGATGTATTATTATCCAGAGCAACACAAATAATGGAGAATGGAATAATCCGTCCGATTACAAAAGAGGATAAACAAAAAATTGAAGAGGACAATCAGAAATTTTCAAGAGAAGGATTGCGAGTATTAGGATTTGCATATAAGAAAGTTGTGGACGAGTGGGAATTATCATATGATGATGAAAATAATTTGATTTTCTTAGGTATGATAGCAATGATGGACCCTCCGAGAGAAGAATCAATGGCGGCGGTAGCAGAATGTAAGAAAGCTGGAATACGTCCGATTATGATAACAGGAGATCATAAAGTAACAGCAGCTGCAATTGCAAAGAGAATAGGCATTCTGCAAGATGAATCAGAAGCATGTGAAGGCGCTCAGATTGAAGGCATGTCAGATGAAGAATTACAGGATTTTGTTGAGCATATATCTGTATATGCAAGAGTATCTCCGGAACATAAGATCCGAATTGTCCGTGCATGGCAAGAAAAAGGAAATGTCGTAGCAATGACAGGAGATGGCGTGAATGATGCTCCTGCATTAAAACAGGCAGATATAGGTGTCGCAATGGGAATTACGGGAAGCGAGGTTGCAAAAGATGCTTCAGCGGTTGTTCTGACAGACGATAATTTTGCAACAATTGTGAAATCGGTAGAAAATGGAAGAAATTTATACCGAAATATAAAACTGGCAATTTTATTCCTTTTATCAGGTAATTTTGGAGCGATTTTAGCGGTACTATATGCATCGGTTATGAACTTACCGGTTCCGTTTGCTCCGGTTCATTTGTTGTTTATTAATCTGTTGACAGACAGCCTTCCGGCAATTGCACTTGGATTAGAACCGCATACGAAAGAGGTCATGCTGGATAAACCTAGACCGATGCAGGAATCAATCTTAACAAGATCTTTTTTGGCGAGAATCGGGGTTGATGGTTTTGTAATTGGTGCAATCTCTATGATAGCATTTCTGATAGGATATCGCAGCGGAAATACAACGCTTGCAAGCACAATGGCATTTGCAACGCTGTGTTTGGGAAGATTGGTACATGGATTTAACTGTAAGTCAGATAAACCGGTAATATTTACAAGAAGATTCTTTAATAATAAATATCTGCTGGGTGCATTTGCATTAGGAACGATTTTGGTAACATTAGTAATTATGATTCCGGGCTTACAAGGATTATTCAAGGTTCAGACATTGACAATAACACAGCTTTTGATGGTATATTTCCTTGCATTTTTAAATCTTCCGGTGATTCAGTTGATAAAAACTATTCAAGGATATTATAAATCCAGAAAAAAATAATACAAAAAATGAGCAATCGTTTGTGATTGCTCATTTTTGTTGATGAAAACAATTTAGGTATAACGTTTAATTGTTTCTTGGAGTACATATTTTTTGTCATTATAACGATCAAAAATATAACTATTTGCTTTATGTTCCAATTTATCAGGAAGTGGAGATAATGATACATTTTCTCCATATTTACGCTGTAATGCCCGTTCCAATAAGTAATCACATACCTGAGGATTCTTTGGAAGGAGTGGGCCATGAAGATATGTTGCAATAACGTTCTTATAAACTACACCTTCATAACCGGATTTTCCAGTGTTGCCAAGTCCGAAGAATACCTTTCCAAATGGTGTATGGTCATTGATATAGGTACGTCCGCCATGGTTTTCAAAGCCGACAACAGGATCAGAGAAGAGAGGGCTTTGTAAAATGATGTTTCGAATCAGACGTTCAGGTTCCCATTCTGTTGTGATATTGAGAATACCAAGCCCCTCAATCATTTTTTTATCAGTTTTATAATATTTACCTAATAATTGATAACCACCACATACAGCAAGAACAACGCCACCTTGCTCAACGTAATTTTTAAAATCAGCTTTGATCTCTTTTAAATATCCGCAAACCAGTTCCTGTTCTCTGTCAGATCCACCACCTAATAGTACAATATCAAGTTTGGAAAAATCAATTTTGTCGCCAGAAAGAAAAGGAATGACTTCTGCTTCGATCCCACGCCACTCTAAACGTTTACGAAAACATTGAATATTGCCGCGGTCACCATAAAGATTCAATAAATCAGGATAAAGATGTCCGATTGTTAATTTCATGATTTCAGTTCTCCTTCCGTTTCCTTTTGCATCTCATTTAATAAGTGGTTTGTGCGATACAGACCAGAGTAGTTGACAATAATATAAAGATTTTTTGTGCCATTCTTAGTTAAATCTTCAACAGACTGTTTTAAATCTGTAGTAGAACCACAAGGAATATCCTCATATTTTAAACGCAGTCCCATATCGTGTCGGCGAGTTCCATTTGTAAGGATGGTAGATACATTGGCATCTGCAAGATACTGGAAATCTACATCCCAAAGCCAGGAGACATCTTCACCATCCTGATAGGTATCATTAATCTGGATAATGATATCTTTTGGTTTTGGATCTTTGAGTACAAGTGAAACCTTTTGCTGGAATCCAATTGGATTCTTAGATAAATGAAGTTGTACACGTGCACCGTTGATATTAAAAATATCTTCGCGATTATTACCATAATCGAAAGATTCTATCATACTCTGGAAATGTTGTTGTGGTGCGTGTAATGCACGTAATGCCACATAAGCGGATAATGTGTTATAAATATTGTATGGAGTACGCGCTGTGGATTGAATATGCATGCCATCCATATCAAAGGAATATAATTCATCCTTTAATACAACATTGGTTGTTGTATAATCCGGGTCTGGACGTTTAAATCCACAATTTGGACAATGATAGATACCAAGTTGTCCATAATGGAAAAATTCATATTCAAGTTTTGTACCACAAGAACGACAGAAAATACTTTCACGAATCTCAGAACGGGAAATGTCATCAAAAATCTGTTCACTGATTCCATACGTGATGTAAGAATTACCACAGTCCTTTGCAAGAGAGTAGGATAAAATATCATCGCAGTTAATGATCAATGTTGTATCAGGGACACTTGTGACAGCTGTTTTCAACTTATTGTAAGTGATATCAACCTCACCAAAGCGATCCAATTGGTCACGTGAAATATTAGTTAATAAAGCACAGTCAGGTTTGAGCTGAGGAAGAACATTGACAGATGCGATTTCATCTACCTCGATGCAGGCGTAGTCTGCATCTAAATGTCCGTGCTTATCAGTAGAAAGAACAAATGCAGAAATGATACCGTTCATCATATTGGCACCTGTTCGGTTAATGATAACCTTCTTTCCCTCCGCCTTCAATGCGTGATATAAAATACTGTTTGTTGTAGTTTTTCCGTTTGTTCCCATTGTTACAATGGTCTTTTCACGTACTTGTTTTGACATCGTGTTCAAAATATTAGGGTCAATGATTCGCGCAACATACCCAGGGAGAGTAACTCCACTTCCGCGATTCATTTTTTTAATCAAAATACTGGTTAGTTTCGCACAGCGAATTGCTAATCTGCTTCTTAATTTCATAATGACTCACTCTTTCATTCTTTATGTTTTATAGTCAGCAAGAACTAAAATATAGAATTCTGCCGATACTTGTACTATTATAAGTGAAGAGACATAATAAAACAAGGAAATCGAGGAATTTCTGAATATTTTATAAAGATACTGGAATTTTTTTGTGGCTATGATAAAATGAATGCTATAAAAAGGAAAACGAGGTTGGTTAATATTGAAAAAAAATAACTTAGAGAAAAAGACAGAAAAAAAACAAGAAGTAAAACGTATTCCAACAACGAGATATACACCGAATCCAGAGCAAGGACTGACTTCACAACAAGTGCAGGAACACAGGTTGCATGGATGGACAAACAGGGCGGTAGATCCACCATCAAAGACAACTCGTGATATTATTCATGAGAATGTATTTACGTATTTTAACTTGATTTTCTTGATTTTGGCAATATTGTTGTGCCTTGTCGGTTCATTTCGAAATCTGACATTTTTACCGGTTATTATTGCTA
This Ruminococcus hominis DNA region includes the following protein-coding sequences:
- a CDS encoding cation-translocating P-type ATPase — its product is MKEYYHMTGEEVCQSVNGTLEPLTESQVKEHIAKYGRNEIETVGKKSVLQLFLEQFKDFLVIILIISAIVSGVLGDWESALVILVVITMNAVLGTVQTRKAEQSLESLKKLSGPEAKVLRNGNVVLLPSTEITVGDIVHLDAGDFIPADGRILEAATLKVDESALTGESVGVEKTTICIKGESEIALGDRTNMLYSGSFVTYGRATYIVTGIGMNTEVGKIAGMIQNAADKKTPLQVNLDQFGQKLSILILIFCGVLFGVNILQGGSVGDAFMFAVALAVAAIPEALSSIVTIVLSFGTQKMAKENAIIRKLQAVEGLGSVSVICSDKTGTLTQNKMTVEDYYVNKTRISSEDIDMDSEIQRKLFTFSVLCNDASNIDGVEIGDPTETALLNVGGKLDINVEEIRARYPRESEIPFDSDRKMMSTKHTIEGIPVMVVKGATDVLLSRATQIMENGIIRPITKEDKQKIEEDNQKFSREGLRVLGFAYKKVVDEWELSYDDENNLIFLGMIAMMDPPREESMAAVAECKKAGIRPIMITGDHKVTAAAIAKRIGILQDESEACEGAQIEGMSDEELQDFVEHISVYARVSPEHKIRIVRAWQEKGNVVAMTGDGVNDAPALKQADIGVAMGITGSEVAKDASAVVLTDDNFATIVKSVENGRNLYRNIKLAILFLLSGNFGAILAVLYASVMNLPVPFAPVHLLFINLLTDSLPAIALGLEPHTKEVMLDKPRPMQESILTRSFLARIGVDGFVIGAISMIAFLIGYRSGNTTLASTMAFATLCLGRLVHGFNCKSDKPVIFTRRFFNNKYLLGAFALGTILVTLVIMIPGLQGLFKVQTLTITQLLMVYFLAFLNLPVIQLIKTIQGYYKSRKK
- a CDS encoding type 1 glutamine amidotransferase, with the translated sequence MKLTIGHLYPDLLNLYGDRGNIQCFRKRLEWRGIEAEVIPFLSGDKIDFSKLDIVLLGGGSDREQELVCGYLKEIKADFKNYVEQGGVVLAVCGGYQLLGKYYKTDKKMIEGLGILNITTEWEPERLIRNIILQSPLFSDPVVGFENHGGRTYINDHTPFGKVFFGLGNTGKSGYEGVVYKNVIATYLHGPLLPKNPQVCDYLLERALQRKYGENVSLSPLPDKLEHKANSYIFDRYNDKKYVLQETIKRYT
- a CDS encoding Mur ligase family protein, whose product is MKLRSRLAIRCAKLTSILIKKMNRGSGVTLPGYVARIIDPNILNTMSKQVREKTIVTMGTNGKTTTNSILYHALKAEGKKVIINRTGANMMNGIISAFVLSTDKHGHLDADYACIEVDEIASVNVLPQLKPDCALLTNISRDQLDRFGEVDITYNKLKTAVTSVPDTTLIINCDDILSYSLAKDCGNSYITYGISEQIFDDISRSEIRESIFCRSCGTKLEYEFFHYGQLGIYHCPNCGFKRPDPDYTTTNVVLKDELYSFDMDGMHIQSTARTPYNIYNTLSAYVALRALHAPQQHFQSMIESFDYGNNREDIFNINGARVQLHLSKNPIGFQQKVSLVLKDPKPKDIIIQINDTYQDGEDVSWLWDVDFQYLADANVSTILTNGTRRHDMGLRLKYEDIPCGSTTDLKQSVEDLTKNGTKNLYIIVNYSGLYRTNHLLNEMQKETEGELKS